The DNA sequence AACTGTACTGTCTTTCCACATAAAATCTGTGTGcctgtgggagaaagagaaaacttGTTTAAGAGTTGTCTCGTGCTCTCCTTTagcaccattttttttttactgtgctCTCCTTCCATTCACTCCTGGCTCTCCATCAGGTAATCCATTTTGTGTTTGATCATCAGCCCTGACTTGacagactcacacatacacttacttATCTGTTTCTTTTCCACAGCCTCATTATGCATTGTGCTTACATTTGCACAAGTGATAAACTGCACATGTGTgcctgcttgtgtttgtgtgtcttgttGGAGAAGCTGCTCTTTGTGCGACAGCTGCCCCCAGTCATGCTGACCTGAGGCCACCTGGGAGTATGAGTACACCCCATGGAAGTGCAAACATGCtcactcataaacacaaacacacacacattagttcTAAAGAATTCTGCCAGAGATACATAATATGCCCATTCCAATGATGATGTCTGATAATGTGAGAGATTAACCAATCATGAATTATCTAACACACGACTAATGATCAGGGTTATAGGCATGTCATGCCTTAGATAAAAATGTCAATCAAGAAAAGACTGACAGCACAAAATGTGAGacaaattaattattcattaattatgaAACACAAAACTAATAATCCATTGACTCAACAGGCACGTGAACAGTCACACCTTGCAGGCAGATGGATGTTCGGCCAAAGCATTTAGTTttggagaggaagtgtgtgtctgagcagaggTGAACCATTGGGAggatgagaaacagagaaggaaaatgtACTCACCTGTCATATTAAACTCTCTAAAAGACATAGTCCAGATCAAAAGAGGAGCTACAGAAAAGAAGGTGTAATGGACTTGATTAACTCTAGACAAGAGTGCTAATAAGAAATAGAATAATTCCACCCAGGGAGTTTTTTCCAGGGATCTGGAactatacatttgtaaagctgctttatgacaactaaataaacttgactttaCTCCATTCTCTGTGTTATTCAGGTCAAGTCATCTGTCTGCCTGATTCTGTTAGATAAAAATGGGTCATTACTGTTTGCTAGTGAGTGGCCACCCTGCAACCATATTTTGGGTAAATATTAAGACTGGGGGGGCTAATGTAACCTTGGGTCCTAAGAGGTAGTTAGATATTAACAGCACTCCTCCACCAAGGTTGAACTCAAGGGCCAAACAAAGGCAGAACTGGTTCCACTCAGTGGTAAAACAAAGCAATGACCAACATGTGATGCATACATAAACCCACCTAGGGGGTCTGCAGTCCACTGTGATAGCCTGAATATTATCACTGATTCCTAATCATTCTGcaggaaacaataaaaaaggcCACCTGATATTGTAAATTacacccacctccccccacaGCCCTAGCCGCAAGTCACAAGACACCAGGTCACATTGTAAATGGTATGTGGGTGGTTATCAGATCATATACAAGTGATGACcccatccccaaaccattaagCCCTTTATACACTTAAGGAGAGAGAGCCATTGGTGTAGGTTTCCGGAAGTTACTATCATTGTGGTATCAGTAGGCTGTTGATTGGTACTGCTTCTAAACAGATTGAATCTATTGCTGCTCCTTGACACTTGCCTTCCTTATTAACCACCTACCAGTTGCAGAAGCTTTTGAGGGGCTGCATCCTTGCATTCATGGGACTTGTTTGAACAAAGTTGAAATACCTTACATTGAAACGTTCCTTTGGGTCCAGTGGACCACAGAGAGTAAAGCTGCTGTGAAGCCAATGCAAACCTGTTCTTAGCTCACATGATTCTTTATTACTGTGCACCCATGTTTTCTTAACCCAGCTTATACATACTATACTGGGTAGCAGTGGTATAGGTTTCAACTTtgggaaggggtggggggagagagaatacTGCTAACACCACCCAACCGGACAATTTGagtagtgtgaaaaagtggaagagggaaaaaaggagGTGATACCCTGATACATCTATTGTTTGGAAAAATATTATAGAACGCTGAACagaaaggataaaaaaaataataaatgaaatgtcagGCTCTTGGTTAAAACTGGGTATAGAgacttttttcttattcttattgATAATGggttaaatgaatatttaatgtgaaaTGAGCAATGCAGTAATGGGTGtaaaatctttgaaagtttaggTTTCATGTCACAAGAGCCATACAATATGTAAACTTACCACAGCCCTTGTAACAGGATTTTGAGTACATGAGGAAATCTCAAAACAGCTTGATTAAAGAGCTTTTCTTAATATGATAAACTTACACTGGAGGCCTGCTATCTCCAATTTCAAATAAGTACTCAAAATGCCTCTGGTGCCTGAGAATAATTGTTAGATCAGTTTAATGAGAGAGGTTCTTAAAAAGCCAAGaaacactacacaaaaacatgtaGAATTTTATTGAAATTTATTACACAGACCGAAAGTAAAATGGAAAAAGTAGAAACAAAGAGCAACAAACACGAATTACATTTCTCTGAAACTGAGTGCTCCTATTACTGTACTTGTCACAACAAaccaagacagaaaaaaattaaaatatatactgtacaaGCTAAACTCCTTTACATGAGGTCTTTTGATTACTGATCTGCAACTCCCTCTTACTCaacctgtaaaatatttttaatcaaatcCAATTGACCTTTACAACAAAACAATTAGTGATACTAGCTGGTGAGGGTGGGCAGTGCAACAATAAATTATTCTATTCATTCAGCCTTTAAATCACAGTTGAAGGAAGTAGAAAATAGGAGAAAGAAGTGAAGGAAAAGAGGACTATAGAAACAAGAATCATCACGACATACTGGTAAAAGAAGGAGTTTGTGGtggtgagatggagagaaaatgagaactCTGTTTACGAAGCCCCTGGAGATGAAGGTCAGgttatgttcatgtgtgcatgtggaagGGCAACAGATAAGGAAATGTAAATTCCCAACAggatttctgtttttcattttagtacCAGCTTGTGTAACTTAAATGAGAAGCATGGATTTAACTGTATGCATGCATTCCCACATGTGGCAAAGTTCTAGACACACATGTCTTTCCACATAaagtctgtttgtgtctgtgtgtttgtgtgaggcaAAGAAATCTTGTTTAAGAGTGGTCTCCATTAGCACTGTCGCCATCATCTTCCCCTTCCTCTTGCTccccttcttcctcttcatcttcctccctTCCACGACTCTTGATCTTCGCAcataaagacacaaacacacccacacacaggtgaacCAACAACGAAGAATCCAGTTTTCTTCTCAAATATATCTCCCTTTATCATTTCTTTGTTCAACATTTCCCTACCTCCATCCAACTTCttcactcacctcctcctcctccagaaggTCCCCCTCTTCCTCATAGTCATTAATTTCCAAGTTCTCTCGCTCCTTCTTCCCGCTGGGGTGCTGGGGGGATGTCTCCTCCACTTTAGTGCTCTTTATCTCTAAAGCATGCAGAGtaaaaacaagagagaaagcCCATGTCACCAGAGAAATGGAACAGAGTCCATGGTTGTATTTAACtgtttgtggtgtggtgtatgtatgtatgtatgtatgcatgcatgtatgtacgtatgtgtgtacctgACTTCTTACTGTGTTCTCTTTCCATTCGCTCCAGGCTCTCCAGCAGGTAGTCCACTTTGTGTTTGATTTGAGTCAGCTCTTTCTTAATGGCTTGCAGATCATCAGCCCTcacttcacacaaacacaggtttTTGTTGGCTTCATCACATCCGTACTTTTCTCACATTCATACActtgtatatacgtgtgtgtatactgaCTTGTGCGGGAGGTGCGTTGGCTGCTGCTCTTGGTGGAGAAGCTGCTCTTGGTGCGCCGGCTGCCCCCACTTACACTGACCCGAGGCCGCTTCGAGGGGATCACAGCCCGGGAGAgcgggggaggaggaggaggaacccGTGATGGGTATGAGTACACCCTATGGAAGTGCAAACACACTGACCCATgaatgcgtacacacacacacacacacacacacacacacacacacacacacacacacacacacacacacacacacacacacacacacacacacacacacacacacaaacacaaacacaaacacaaacacaaacacagtgctgACATCTGACAATCAGAGGTTAACTAGTCATGAATTATCTATGAATGttcatccaaagcaatttaGTTTTGGAGAGGACGTATGTATGAGCAGAGGGAATGAGGATGATAAGTAGAGAAGGAAAATGTACTCACCTGTCATAATAATCTCTCTGAAAGTCATAGTCCAGATCAAATGAAGAGCTACAGAAAAAGTAACAGCAATGAGTTTGATTAACTCTAGACAACAGAGCTAATAAAAAATAGAACAACAAGAGGCAGAATGACAAACCTGTACATATCTCCGGCTGAGCGCTTGATGGTCTTCGATCTGTGAGGTTTTGGTTCACCTGCCAGGTTAATGTCTGCCCCAGACAGAGAATAATGAGAGACCCAGCTGCATGGTTTAAATGCATTCTCTTCAAATTTAAACGATTTCAGCATtggtaaaaatatttaaagggaCACTAAGCAGAACTTTCCATTCAATCCGTATTAACTAGATTTAAAAAGTAGTAGAAGATTCTATATAAAAGGCCTCAATTCTATATAAAACTggcaaaaataattgtatttatatagaagATCTACTTGCTTAAACCTATTCAACTGTTATTTAGGAACTTCAGCTGCcattgtacatttatggcatttagctgacacttttatccaaagcaacttacaattatgactgagtacaacttgagcaactgagggttaagggccttgctcaggggccccaaaagtggcagcggtggggctCGAACCAGCAAACATCCAatcacaagtcaagtaccttaacctctgAGCTACCAGTGCCCATAGATAAAAGATTGTAGGTAAAAGAGCAGGATGTCAAGGTAGGAGCTAAGCTTTACAAGACTAACAGGGGGAGGGGTGATCAGGATTCACCTTTAAATTAAAGCAACAGTCAAACTAAACCTTACCTAGCACCTGGCCAACGATCATGCGACCATCCTCACCCGAAACTGCTGCACGAGCATTGCGCTCATTGGCGTACTGGACAAAGGCATAGCCCTTATGCACGGAACAGCCCACAATCTTGCCATACTTGCTGAAGATAGCCTCCACATCGGCCTTGGTCACCAGCATGGTGTTCAGGTTGCCGATGAAAACACGTGAGTTCAGTGAGCGAGGGTCAGTCTTGTTGGTCACGTTACTCGCCATAGGGCTGCAGGCTGTCGGCGAGCGGCTGGGTGGCAACGGAAAGGAAAGACAACAAGGGAAGGTGGAGGATAAAAACAAagataagaaaaaaagaggatGAATGCCAGAATGACCACTGGAGTAATTACGCTAGGCTAGTAAATATGCTAATCCCATCAGGTCCATACTGGTTGAGTGAGCTATCGCAAGAAATAAAGAACCTACCTCATAGGAGGATTATATCAAATGACGGGTCAGATTTATGAAACTTTTTAATAATTGATGGCCTTGAGCAATGAGCACCTAAGAATTACCCAAGGCAATAATTTGATTTCGTATACTAATTCTACTTGAGTAAGTTTTGCAAATGCGTTCTGGTAAACAGTTTGGCAAAATGGAAGATATTAGAACTTAAGAGTGTGCTTTCAATACCGTTTCCCGGTGAGGCTATGATCAGTTTTTGAActtgcaacccccccccccccccttggaTTCTAGGTGTGCAGAATGTATGCAGAAGAGTTCTGGATTCAATGGTTTGTGGAGGGTTTATAAACTACTACATGAATGGAATGGAAAATAAAACTGCATACGAGGTCCAAACTTGTATAGCCTGATGGaaataaggttttttttctaaCCCTTTATGAATTGAATCAGTCATTCATTTTTGAGCAAGGACTACAATAAGATCTGCAGGACACTGCATCCAGGACAGGATTTGCACAGTTTTCATAACAGATGGTAATTTGACGTTGAGTCATTGTGTATGGAATCTAATATCAAAGGGCAATTAAGTAATTTTAGTCCAAAGCTGATACTGCAAGACACTTCAGAAGAGTCcaatttaaattgaaattatAAGATCTATAGTCCCCTCCCATGCCCAATTCTAGCACTTCATATACactaaataaattcaaatgGCTATCCCATTAATTAAAAGTGGACTGTGTACAGATCATTTTGATTTTTATGAGATACTTTTCTtgggaaacattttaaatgatggcAAGTACAGACATAAGCATGGTTCTTTGAGGTAAACAAACAATCTCAATGAATGAGGAAACCAGATCATCATCCTGAGGTTGCATTTGAAGCAGTCTGCTGTAATTGGGTTAATAATTAGTTTTGCTCATTTATGGATTTTATGGATCGTGTTTCGAGGATGTTTATAGCGCTAAGTGAGTTTTTTTCAGCATCTGTGTTTTGGATACAGAATTGTGACATTTTTGCTATGTAATCCCAAGTGGGTGCTAGGGTGATACCAAGTGTTTGCTATTGTCTTGCTAGGTGTTTGCTGTGGTATTTGGAATTATGTGGTACATCAACCGTGTTTAAAATCAACTCATTTACATTATGTCTGAGGTAAATATTTTCTGAACAtttcataaattaatttataattttgAAACATTCAGGCATTATTACTACTTAATGTCAATACTAATGTACACAAAATGCTGATACACAATGTATAAAGTCTTACACTTCATAACTGGGGAGAGATGTTTGGTAAGTTGTACATGATAATCCTTATTATGGCATGTTTAATAT is a window from the Electrophorus electricus isolate fEleEle1 chromosome 9, fEleEle1.pri, whole genome shotgun sequence genome containing:
- the hnrnpc gene encoding heterogeneous nuclear ribonucleoproteins C1/C2 isoform X2; translation: MDRSPTACSPMASNVTNKTDPRSLNSRVFIGNLNTMLVTKADVEAIFSKYGKIVGCSVHKGYAFVQYANERNARAAVSGEDGRMIVGQVLDINLAGEPKPHRSKTIKRSAGDMYSSSFDLDYDFQRDYYDRVYSYPSRVPPPPPPLSRAVIPSKRPRVSVSGGSRRTKSSFSTKSSSQRTSRTMRADDLQAIKKELTQIKHKVDYLLESLERMEREHKIKSTKVEETSPQHPSGKKERENLEINDYEEEGDLLEEEEIKSRGREEDEEEEGEQEEGEDDGDSANGDHS
- the hnrnpc gene encoding heterogeneous nuclear ribonucleoproteins C1/C2 isoform X3, which translates into the protein MASNVTNKTDPRSLNSRVFIGNLNTMLVTKADVEAIFSKYGKIVGCSVHKGYAFVQYANERNARAAVSGEDGRMIVGQVLDINLAGEPKPHRSKTIKRSAGDMYSSSFDLDYDFQRDYYDRVYSYPSRVPPPPPPLSRAVIPSKRPRVSVSGGSRRTKSSFSTKSSSQRTSRTMRADDLQAIKKELTQIKHKVDYLLESLERMEREHSKKSEIKSTKVEETSPQHPSGKKERENLEINDYEEEGDLLEEEEIKSRGREEDEEEEGEQEEGEDDGDSANGDHS
- the hnrnpc gene encoding heterogeneous nuclear ribonucleoproteins C1/C2 isoform X1; its protein translation is MDRSPTACSPMASNVTNKTDPRSLNSRVFIGNLNTMLVTKADVEAIFSKYGKIVGCSVHKGYAFVQYANERNARAAVSGEDGRMIVGQVLDINLAGEPKPHRSKTIKRSAGDMYSSSFDLDYDFQRDYYDRVYSYPSRVPPPPPPLSRAVIPSKRPRVSVSGGSRRTKSSFSTKSSSQRTSRTMRADDLQAIKKELTQIKHKVDYLLESLERMEREHSKKSEIKSTKVEETSPQHPSGKKERENLEINDYEEEGDLLEEEEIKSRGREEDEEEEGEQEEGEDDGDSANGDHS